A genomic segment from Chanos chanos chromosome 2, fChaCha1.1, whole genome shotgun sequence encodes:
- the bpgm gene encoding bisphosphoglycerate mutase yields the protein MSNHKLFLLRHGEGAWNKENRFCSWVDQKLSDNGVLEAQECGRLLKEHGYEFDRVFTSILSRSVQTAWLVLEAMGQEWVPVTKSWRLNERHYGALIGLNRAEMAQKHGEEKVKLWRRSYDITPPPIDESHPYFTEIYNDRRYNTCDVPKEQLPRTESLKEVLDRLLPYWNEVIVPEIKNGKTVLISAHGNSCRALLKHLEGISETEIVGVTLPTGVPVLLEMDGGLRPVKPRQLLGDPAKIQAAIKKVEDQGKVNASNK from the exons ATGTCCAACCACAAACTCTTTCTGTTGAGGCATGGTGAGGGTGCCTGGAACAAAGAGAACCGGTTCTGTAGCTGGGTGGACCAGAAGTTGAGTGATAATGGGGTGTTGGAGGCCCAGGAGTGTGGCAGGCTGCTTAAGGAACACGGCTATGAGTTCGATAGAGTTTTCACCTCCATACTCAGCCGCTCTGTCCAGACAGCCTGGCTGGTTCTGGAGGCCATGGGCCAGGAGTGGGTTCCTGTGACAAAGTCCTGGAGGCTGAATGAAAGGCATTATGGGGCTTTGATCGGTCTGAACCGGGCCGAGATGGCTCAGAAGCATGGAGAGGAAAAGGTGAAGCTGTGGCGTCGGAGCTACGACATCACTCCACCCCCCATTGACGAGTCACACCCGTACTTCACCGAGATCTACAACGACCGCAGGTACAACACCTGTGATGTGCCAAAAGAACAGCTCCCACGCACAGAGAGTCTGAAGGAAGTACTGGACAGACTCCTGCCCTACTGGAATGAGGTCATAGTTCCAGAGATAAAGAATGGGAAAACTGTGCTGATCTCAGCCCATGGAAACAGCTGCAGGGCTTTGCTTAAGCACCTGGAAG GAATATCGGAGACAGAAATTGTCGGCGTGACTTTACCCACTGGAGTGCCGGTTTTACTGGAGATGGATGGGGGTTTGCGGCCAGTCAAACCCCGGCAGCTCCTAGGCGACCCGGCGAAAATTCAGGCCGCTATCAAAAAGGTGGAAGATCAAGGAAAGGTCAATGCATCAAACaaataa